From a region of the Apis mellifera strain DH4 linkage group LG2, Amel_HAv3.1, whole genome shotgun sequence genome:
- the LOC724299 gene encoding uncharacterized protein LOC724299 isoform X1 → MLQCCGVGGGASTAPQAPQLQDTGSAVGITTSTKTTIMQDAVLESILEQMRETEARKADLERQHAEAQNQLREKIAGRYQGPESVEALQSKIRELEKKTELQMVRHEELSLELTSLRRARSRGPMVGHSVPTTWPPAGSEIDRIIAKIEQDNSANRMIHDLDHTRGTITTQQPSVTQGHILRSSSENLPNLGQHQHPPHPHALSLGMPTQMSHYAGSPMPLTPMMPGCPPLTPNGPPYYSEPIPPAPSLSTSQSQPVFQQKLQQYQQPQLSHTELQSTHSQSVLQTQQQQKQQQTHTHYTSNQYQESYPHTQTYQQPLQQQQQQQPQHPASTTYLTSSSQSIIPHYSQPATQTGQSFQLNGNQQATTYPSLSITSHPNGTYSTGAGGSFSTQLSHHNFSVPQTSIPQTTLSSLPPYSTSTFHSTLGALTNVPQSALPFSSVQSSFVTSGSTYSTVGTNAFGTSGVSSGTTSTGLLQAISDPLQAMQQLSAQSQANQLQQQAIIQQIQQSLRASSPTAPSTTGHHFLGSRQMPKIPSSILSNPLDRLTNDNIVAEGQVDMLDIPGKGRCYVYIARFTYEPFQHSPNENPEAELPVQGGDYLLVWGQPDEDGFLDAETLDGRRGLVPANFVQKLIGDDLLEFHQAVLGLRDVDDSASTNIPQVSNCYLQDIDLELAALEEGNRNRQAELSAYAELDNIAEEDEQEPPEVYLFSDLVPAPQHLTLERQLNKSVLIGWTAPENTHQLESYHVYVDGVLKVTVKATERTRALVEGVDSTRPHRISVRSVTHSRRTSRDAACTMVIGKDVALGPTAVKASNVTATSAVISWMPSNSNHQHVVCVNNVEVRTVKPGVYRHTITGLAPSTIYRVTVKAKNLRATHFEDQNTQTANNLACHVHFKTLPKGLPDPPVDIQVEAGPQDGTLLVTWQPVALNGSAVTGYAVYADGKKVTDVDSPTGDHALVDIHKLMGLNPKHITVRTKSRESQSGDSCATAIPCSVLRGGTATHLQHGSTHMQDQGQPQPTATGQPDDPSRHRLGGVGQRYPSTPVPSHIRRHGGTRVDAHGQVIIETDENLSDKEIYPGQSMSQMGVPEITKDSASEANYSEEDDPSRRGRGMPLHHNQHRYGPQIGQQGLPGTHRPGRMGGPAGRPQDPYYDQPGSQRGRASSYRGGRGMQAQGGAGHSSSSAQQMNKRTRWFIALFDYDPKRMSPNPDACEEELPFSEGDTIKVYGEKDADGFYWGECHGRRGYVPYNMVEEIKDQNQPGQGQLGRRGRWGDIYASMPVKKMIALYDYDPHELSPNVDSQVELAFQTGNEIYVYGDLDDDGFYMGELNGVRGLVPSNFLTEAPDQPPQGQLPPGNRRPPGQSQGPGVRGPPPPPREPPPTGHRRGKDACIVPVSVPVCHLDSRQQQQQQQPSLMNNQQHQLQHQQNNPPHLAYQQANHHSYTTVTTSNQHGPTPMGAHQQGPVPPHLQQQGKGRGGVINRGSNLPGGMQGLGQQQDYPQQNQPYQQQQQNQQNQSYQQQNQGYQQQSAGFGPQGQQFQQQQPQQQQQQQQPNQPYSQQNQASSMQSSQSTSKPMRGIPTVLPTPQAKVQPNTTQGQQQQQQQQQQQSTGPNLMQKFTEMAGASAGGDILSKGKELIFMKFGLGK, encoded by the exons ATGTTGCAGTGCTGTGGTGTTGGAGGTGGCGCTTCCACGGCACCTCAGGCTCCGCAGCTGCAGGATACCGGATCTGCTGTCGGGATTACCACCTCCACGAAAACCACCATCATGCAGGACGCAGTTCTTGAATCTATTCTCGAG CAAATGCGTGAAACAGAAGCTCGAAAGGCGGACTTGGAGCGTCAACATGCAGAAGCACAGAATCAATTGCGGGAAAAGATAGCAGGACGATACCAAGGGCCGGAATCGGTTGAAGCGTTGCAATCGAAGATAAGGGAGCTCGAAAAGAAGACAGAGTTGCAGATGGTCAGACACGAAGAATTATCATTGGAATTAACAAGTCTTAGACGTGCGCGAAGCAGAGGGCCTATGGTTGGCCATTCGGTTCCAACCACTTGGCCTCCGGCTGGCTCTGAAATCGATAGAATAATAGCGAAGATAGAACAAGATAACAG TGCAAACAGAATGATACACGATTTGGATCATACCAGAGGAACGATTACCACGCAACAACCCTCCGTCACACAGGGTCATATTTTGCGATCCAGCTCAGAAAATCTTCCTAATCTCGGCCAACATCAACACCCACCTCATCCACATGCTCTGAGCCTAGGAATGCCAACCCAAATGAGTCAT TACGCAGGTTCACCTATGCCATTAACGCCAATGATGCCTGGTTGTCCACCACTGACTCCAAATGGGCCGCCTTACTACAGCGAACCGATACCACCAGCGCCATCGCTCTCTACCAGCCAATCGCAACCAGTTTTCCAACAGAAGCTTCAACAGTACCAACAACCTCAACTGAGCCACACCGAGTTACAGAGCACGCATTCGCAAAGTGTTCTGCAAACACAGCAACAACAGAAGCAACAACAAACGCACACCCATTACACGAGCAATCAGTATCAGGAGAGTTATCCGCATACGCAAACCTATCAGCAGCCGCtccaacagcaacaacagcaacaaccgCAACATCCGGCCTCTACTACGTACCTGACATCATCTAGCCAAAGCATAATACCTCATTACTCGCAGCCGGCCACGCAAACCGGCCAAAGTTTTCAATTGAATGGAAATCAACAG GCAACGACGTATCCAAGTTTATCCATTACATCGCATCCGAATGGAACCTATAGTACGGGGGCGGGTGGTAGCTTCAGTACCCAACTATCGCATCACAACTTTTCCGTTCCACAGACGAGTATTCCCCAAACAACGTTGTCCTCGTTACCACCTTATTCGACGAGCACCTTTCATTCAACTTTGGGCGCGCTTACCAACGTACCACAATCCGCTCTTCCCTTCTCGAGTGTACAGAGCAGTTTCGTTACCAGCGGATCGACCTACTCTACCGTCGGGACCAATGCTTTTGGCACATCGGGCGTGTCTTCag GAACCACATCGACAGGCTTGTTACAAGCGATAAGCGACCCCCTTCAGGCGATGCAACAACTTTCAGCGCAATCCCAAGCTAACCAACTTCAGCAGCAAGCCATTATTCAACAGATCCAACAAAGTTTACGCGCCAGTTCGCCTACAGCGCCCTCTACGACGGGCCATCACTTCCTTGGCTCAAGGCAGATGCCAAAGATACCTAGTAGTATACTTTCAAATCCTTTAGATCGACTGACAAATGACAATATCGTGGCCGAGGGGCAGGTGGATATGCTGGATATACCCGGCAAAGGGCGATGCTACGTCTATATCGCTCGTTTCACTTACGAGCCGTTTCAGCATTCCCCAAACGAGAATCCTGAAGCAGAGTTGCCCGTTCAAGGTGGCGATTATTTACTTGTGTGGGGGCAACCGGACGAGGATGGTTTCCTAGATGCGGAAACTCTTGATGGTAGACGCGGCCTTGTTCCAGCTAATTTTGTTCAGAAATTGATCGGTGACGATTTATTAGAATTCCACCAAGCTGTTCTCGGCCTCAGGGACGTCGATGATTCAGCTTCGACTAATATTCCCCAAGTGAGCAAT TGTTATTTACAGGATATCGATTTAGAGTTAGCGGCGCTGGAGGAAGGTAATCGGAATCGACAAGCCGAATTATCTGCATACGCTGAGCTCGATAATATCGCGGAGGAGGACGAACAAGAGCCACCAG AAGTCTACCTGTTTTCGGACCTAGTTCCGGCGCCACAGCACCTCACTCTCGAGCGGCAGTTGAACAAGAGCGTTTTAATCGGTTGGACGGCGCCAGAAAATACTCACCAATTGGAATCATATCACGTCTACGTGGACGGAGTGTTGAAGGTTACCGTCAAAGCAACGGAGAGAACCAGAGCGTTGGTCGAAGGAGTTGATTCTACTAGg ccACACAGAATAAGCGTACGTTCAGTGACACACTCGAGAAGAACGTCTCGCGATGCCGCTTGTACGATGGTAATTGGTAAAGATGTCGCTTTGGGCCCAACCGCTGTCAAGGCATCGAACGTAACCGCCACTAGTGCAGTCATATCTTGGATGCCGAGCAATAGCAATCATCAACACGTGGTTTGTGTGAATAACGTGGAGGTTAGGACGGTGAAGCCTGGTGTTTATAGACACACGATTACCGGTTTAGCTCCCTCGACAATCTATAGGGTAACCGTGAAAGCAAAGAATCTGAGGGCGACGCATTTCGAGGACCAAAATACCCAAACGGCAAACAATTTAGCCTGTCATGTCCATTTCAAAACATTACCCAAAGGATTACCTGATCCTCCGGTCGATATCCAG gTGGAGGCTGGACCGCAGGACGGCACTTTGCTAGTGACCTGGCAGCCTGTTGCCCTAAACGGTTCGGCCGTCACCGGTTACGCGGTGTATGCCGATGGAAAAAAGGTCACCGACGTAGACAGCCCCACCGGTGACCATGCTTTGGTGGATATACACAAACTTATGGGTTTGAATCCCAAGCACATCACGGTCAGGACAAAAAGCAGGGAAAGTCAATCGGGCGATAGTTGTGCTACTGCTATTCCTTGTAGCGTTCTTCGTGGTGGAACCGCGACTCATTTGCAACATGGGTCTACGCACATGCAAGATCAAGGACAACCGCAACCCACCGCTACCGGACAACCAGATGATCCGAGTAGGCATCGTTTAGGAGGTGTAGGTCAAAGATATCCATCGACTCCTGTACCTTCTCATATAAGAAGGCACGGAGGCACCAGGGTTGACGCTCATGGCCAAGTTATTATTGAGACTGATGAAAACTTAtctgataaagaaatttatcctGGGCAAAGCATGTCCCAGATGG GAGTTCCAGAAATCACCAAAGATTCGGCAAGCGAAGCGAATTACAGCGAGGAAGATGATCCGTCACGTAGAGGTAGAGGTATGCCGCTTCATCATAATCAACATCGATATGGACCTCAAATAGGGCAACAAGGGCTTCCTGGGACGCATCGACCAGGACGAATGGGTGGTCCTGCTGGTAGGCCTCAAGATCCTTATTACGATCAACCAG GAAGTCAAAGAGGTAGGGCTTCTAGCTACCGTGGAGGACGAGGAATGCAAGCCCAAGGTGGTGCGGGCCATTCGTCAAGTAGCGCTCAACAAATGAACAAAAGAACACGTTGGTTTATTGCCCTATTTGATTATGATCCGAAAAGAATGTCACCTAATCCGGACGCTTGTGAAGAAGAATTGCCCTTCTCCGAGGGTGATACTATTAAG gtGTACGGCGAAAAAGATGCGGATGGATTTTATTGGGGAGAGTGTCACGGTAGACGAGGGTATGTTCCTTATAACATGgttgaagaaattaaagatcAAAATCAGCCTGGGCAAGGGCAGCtaggaaggagaggaagatgGGGAGATATTTATGCTAGTATGCCTGTGAAGAAAATGATAGCACTCTATGACTATGATCCTCATGAATTATCTCCTAATGTTGATTCC CAAGTGGAATTGGCATTCCAAACTGGAAATGAAATCTATGTCTATGGTGACCTAGATGATGATGGATTTTATATGGGTGAATTAAATGGGGTGCGTGGTTTAGTTCCAAGCAACTTCCTTACTGAAGCTCCTGATCAACCGCCACAAGGACAACTTCCTCCAGGAAATAGGAGACCACCAGGACAAAGTCAAGGGCCAGGAGTCAGAGGACCACCTCCTCCGCCTCGAGAACCACCTCCTACTGGTCATCGACGAGGCAAag ATGCCTGCATTGTGCCTGTGTCTGTCCCTGTCTGTCACTTAGACTCtagacaacaacaacaacaacaacaaccatCACTAATGAACAACCAACAACATCAACTCCAACATCAACAAAACAATCCACCGCATCTAGCGTACCAACAAGCGAATCACCACAGCTACACGACTGTAACCACGTCCAATCAACATGGGCCCACACCTATGGGTGCCCATCAACAAGGTCCCGTACCACCCCACCTTCAACAACAG gggaaggggaggggaggcgtGATCAATCGTGGTAGTAATTTACCAGGAGGTATGCAGGGCCTTGGACAACAACAAGACTATCCGCAACAAAATCAACCGtatcaacaacaacagcaaaaTCAGCAGAACCAAAGTTATCAGCAACAGAACCAAGGATATCAACAGCAAAGCGCAGGATTCGGCCCCCAAGGCCAACAATTCCAACAGCAACAGCCtcaacagcagcaacaacaacagcaaccgAATCAACCGTATTCCCAACAGAATCAGGCTTCCTCGATGCAAAGCAGTCAGAGCACGAGTAAGCCGATGAGAGGAATACCGACAGTGTTGCCGACGCCTCAAGCAAAGGTGCAACCGAATACCACGCAAggccaacaacaacaacaacagcagcaacagcagcaaagTACAGGGCCGAATCTGATGCAAAAGTTCACGGAGATGGCCGGTGCGAGCGCTGGCGGCGATATCCTGTCGAAAGGGAAAGAACTGATTTTCATGAAATTCGGATTAGGCAAGTGA
- the LOC724299 gene encoding uncharacterized protein LOC724299 isoform X3 — protein sequence MLQCCGVGGGASTAPQAPQLQDTGSAVGITTSTKTTIMQDAVLESILEQMRETEARKADLERQHAEAQNQLREKIAGRYQGPESVEALQSKIRELEKKTELQMVRHEELSLELTSLRRARSRGPMVGHSVPTTWPPAGSEIDRIIAKIEQDNSANRMIHDLDHTRGTITTQQPSVTQGHILRSSSENLPNLGQHQHPPHPHALSLGMPTQMSHYAGSPMPLTPMMPGCPPLTPNGPPYYSEPIPPAPSLSTSQSQPVFQQKLQQYQQPQLSHTELQSTHSQSVLQTQQQQKQQQTHTHYTSNQYQESYPHTQTYQQPLQQQQQQQPQHPASTTYLTSSSQSIIPHYSQPATQTGQSFQLNGNQQATTYPSLSITSHPNGTYSTGAGGSFSTQLSHHNFSVPQTSIPQTTLSSLPPYSTSTFHSTLGALTNVPQSALPFSSVQSSFVTSGSTYSTVGTNAFGTSGVSSGTTSTGLLQAISDPLQAMQQLSAQSQANQLQQQAIIQQIQQSLRASSPTAPSTTGHHFLGSRQMPKIPSSILSNPLDRLTNDNIVAEGQVDMLDIPGKGRCYVYIARFTYEPFQHSPNENPEAELPVQGGDYLLVWGQPDEDGFLDAETLDGRRGLVPANFVQKLIGDDLLEFHQAVLGLRDVDDSASTNIPQVSNCYLQDIDLELAALEEGNRNRQAELSAYAELDNIAEEDEQEPPVPAPQHLTLERQLNKSVLIGWTAPENTHQLESYHVYVDGVLKVTVKATERTRALVEGVDSTRPHRISVRSVTHSRRTSRDAACTMVIGKDVALGPTAVKASNVTATSAVISWMPSNSNHQHVVCVNNVEVRTVKPGVYRHTITGLAPSTIYRVTVKAKNLRATHFEDQNTQTANNLACHVHFKTLPKGLPDPPVDIQVEAGPQDGTLLVTWQPVALNGSAVTGYAVYADGKKVTDVDSPTGDHALVDIHKLMGLNPKHITVRTKSRESQSGDSCATAIPCSVLRGGTATHLQHGSTHMQDQGQPQPTATGQPDDPSRHRLGGVGQRYPSTPVPSHIRRHGGTRVDAHGQVIIETDENLSDKEIYPGQSMSQMGVPEITKDSASEANYSEEDDPSRRGRGMPLHHNQHRYGPQIGQQGLPGTHRPGRMGGPAGRPQDPYYDQPGSQRGRASSYRGGRGMQAQGGAGHSSSSAQQMNKRTRWFIALFDYDPKRMSPNPDACEEELPFSEGDTIKVYGEKDADGFYWGECHGRRGYVPYNMVEEIKDQNQPGQGQLGRRGRWGDIYASMPVKKMIALYDYDPHELSPNVDSQVELAFQTGNEIYVYGDLDDDGFYMGELNGVRGLVPSNFLTEAPDQPPQGQLPPGNRRPPGQSQGPGVRGPPPPPREPPPTGHRRGKDACIVPVSVPVCHLDSRQQQQQQQPSLMNNQQHQLQHQQNNPPHLAYQQANHHSYTTVTTSNQHGPTPMGAHQQGPVPPHLQQQGKGRGGVINRGSNLPGGMQGLGQQQDYPQQNQPYQQQQQNQQNQSYQQQNQGYQQQSAGFGPQGQQFQQQQPQQQQQQQQPNQPYSQQNQASSMQSSQSTSKPMRGIPTVLPTPQAKVQPNTTQGQQQQQQQQQQQSTGPNLMQKFTEMAGASAGGDILSKGKELIFMKFGLGK from the exons ATGTTGCAGTGCTGTGGTGTTGGAGGTGGCGCTTCCACGGCACCTCAGGCTCCGCAGCTGCAGGATACCGGATCTGCTGTCGGGATTACCACCTCCACGAAAACCACCATCATGCAGGACGCAGTTCTTGAATCTATTCTCGAG CAAATGCGTGAAACAGAAGCTCGAAAGGCGGACTTGGAGCGTCAACATGCAGAAGCACAGAATCAATTGCGGGAAAAGATAGCAGGACGATACCAAGGGCCGGAATCGGTTGAAGCGTTGCAATCGAAGATAAGGGAGCTCGAAAAGAAGACAGAGTTGCAGATGGTCAGACACGAAGAATTATCATTGGAATTAACAAGTCTTAGACGTGCGCGAAGCAGAGGGCCTATGGTTGGCCATTCGGTTCCAACCACTTGGCCTCCGGCTGGCTCTGAAATCGATAGAATAATAGCGAAGATAGAACAAGATAACAG TGCAAACAGAATGATACACGATTTGGATCATACCAGAGGAACGATTACCACGCAACAACCCTCCGTCACACAGGGTCATATTTTGCGATCCAGCTCAGAAAATCTTCCTAATCTCGGCCAACATCAACACCCACCTCATCCACATGCTCTGAGCCTAGGAATGCCAACCCAAATGAGTCAT TACGCAGGTTCACCTATGCCATTAACGCCAATGATGCCTGGTTGTCCACCACTGACTCCAAATGGGCCGCCTTACTACAGCGAACCGATACCACCAGCGCCATCGCTCTCTACCAGCCAATCGCAACCAGTTTTCCAACAGAAGCTTCAACAGTACCAACAACCTCAACTGAGCCACACCGAGTTACAGAGCACGCATTCGCAAAGTGTTCTGCAAACACAGCAACAACAGAAGCAACAACAAACGCACACCCATTACACGAGCAATCAGTATCAGGAGAGTTATCCGCATACGCAAACCTATCAGCAGCCGCtccaacagcaacaacagcaacaaccgCAACATCCGGCCTCTACTACGTACCTGACATCATCTAGCCAAAGCATAATACCTCATTACTCGCAGCCGGCCACGCAAACCGGCCAAAGTTTTCAATTGAATGGAAATCAACAG GCAACGACGTATCCAAGTTTATCCATTACATCGCATCCGAATGGAACCTATAGTACGGGGGCGGGTGGTAGCTTCAGTACCCAACTATCGCATCACAACTTTTCCGTTCCACAGACGAGTATTCCCCAAACAACGTTGTCCTCGTTACCACCTTATTCGACGAGCACCTTTCATTCAACTTTGGGCGCGCTTACCAACGTACCACAATCCGCTCTTCCCTTCTCGAGTGTACAGAGCAGTTTCGTTACCAGCGGATCGACCTACTCTACCGTCGGGACCAATGCTTTTGGCACATCGGGCGTGTCTTCag GAACCACATCGACAGGCTTGTTACAAGCGATAAGCGACCCCCTTCAGGCGATGCAACAACTTTCAGCGCAATCCCAAGCTAACCAACTTCAGCAGCAAGCCATTATTCAACAGATCCAACAAAGTTTACGCGCCAGTTCGCCTACAGCGCCCTCTACGACGGGCCATCACTTCCTTGGCTCAAGGCAGATGCCAAAGATACCTAGTAGTATACTTTCAAATCCTTTAGATCGACTGACAAATGACAATATCGTGGCCGAGGGGCAGGTGGATATGCTGGATATACCCGGCAAAGGGCGATGCTACGTCTATATCGCTCGTTTCACTTACGAGCCGTTTCAGCATTCCCCAAACGAGAATCCTGAAGCAGAGTTGCCCGTTCAAGGTGGCGATTATTTACTTGTGTGGGGGCAACCGGACGAGGATGGTTTCCTAGATGCGGAAACTCTTGATGGTAGACGCGGCCTTGTTCCAGCTAATTTTGTTCAGAAATTGATCGGTGACGATTTATTAGAATTCCACCAAGCTGTTCTCGGCCTCAGGGACGTCGATGATTCAGCTTCGACTAATATTCCCCAAGTGAGCAAT TGTTATTTACAGGATATCGATTTAGAGTTAGCGGCGCTGGAGGAAGGTAATCGGAATCGACAAGCCGAATTATCTGCATACGCTGAGCTCGATAATATCGCGGAGGAGGACGAACAAGAGCCACCAG TTCCGGCGCCACAGCACCTCACTCTCGAGCGGCAGTTGAACAAGAGCGTTTTAATCGGTTGGACGGCGCCAGAAAATACTCACCAATTGGAATCATATCACGTCTACGTGGACGGAGTGTTGAAGGTTACCGTCAAAGCAACGGAGAGAACCAGAGCGTTGGTCGAAGGAGTTGATTCTACTAGg ccACACAGAATAAGCGTACGTTCAGTGACACACTCGAGAAGAACGTCTCGCGATGCCGCTTGTACGATGGTAATTGGTAAAGATGTCGCTTTGGGCCCAACCGCTGTCAAGGCATCGAACGTAACCGCCACTAGTGCAGTCATATCTTGGATGCCGAGCAATAGCAATCATCAACACGTGGTTTGTGTGAATAACGTGGAGGTTAGGACGGTGAAGCCTGGTGTTTATAGACACACGATTACCGGTTTAGCTCCCTCGACAATCTATAGGGTAACCGTGAAAGCAAAGAATCTGAGGGCGACGCATTTCGAGGACCAAAATACCCAAACGGCAAACAATTTAGCCTGTCATGTCCATTTCAAAACATTACCCAAAGGATTACCTGATCCTCCGGTCGATATCCAG gTGGAGGCTGGACCGCAGGACGGCACTTTGCTAGTGACCTGGCAGCCTGTTGCCCTAAACGGTTCGGCCGTCACCGGTTACGCGGTGTATGCCGATGGAAAAAAGGTCACCGACGTAGACAGCCCCACCGGTGACCATGCTTTGGTGGATATACACAAACTTATGGGTTTGAATCCCAAGCACATCACGGTCAGGACAAAAAGCAGGGAAAGTCAATCGGGCGATAGTTGTGCTACTGCTATTCCTTGTAGCGTTCTTCGTGGTGGAACCGCGACTCATTTGCAACATGGGTCTACGCACATGCAAGATCAAGGACAACCGCAACCCACCGCTACCGGACAACCAGATGATCCGAGTAGGCATCGTTTAGGAGGTGTAGGTCAAAGATATCCATCGACTCCTGTACCTTCTCATATAAGAAGGCACGGAGGCACCAGGGTTGACGCTCATGGCCAAGTTATTATTGAGACTGATGAAAACTTAtctgataaagaaatttatcctGGGCAAAGCATGTCCCAGATGG GAGTTCCAGAAATCACCAAAGATTCGGCAAGCGAAGCGAATTACAGCGAGGAAGATGATCCGTCACGTAGAGGTAGAGGTATGCCGCTTCATCATAATCAACATCGATATGGACCTCAAATAGGGCAACAAGGGCTTCCTGGGACGCATCGACCAGGACGAATGGGTGGTCCTGCTGGTAGGCCTCAAGATCCTTATTACGATCAACCAG GAAGTCAAAGAGGTAGGGCTTCTAGCTACCGTGGAGGACGAGGAATGCAAGCCCAAGGTGGTGCGGGCCATTCGTCAAGTAGCGCTCAACAAATGAACAAAAGAACACGTTGGTTTATTGCCCTATTTGATTATGATCCGAAAAGAATGTCACCTAATCCGGACGCTTGTGAAGAAGAATTGCCCTTCTCCGAGGGTGATACTATTAAG gtGTACGGCGAAAAAGATGCGGATGGATTTTATTGGGGAGAGTGTCACGGTAGACGAGGGTATGTTCCTTATAACATGgttgaagaaattaaagatcAAAATCAGCCTGGGCAAGGGCAGCtaggaaggagaggaagatgGGGAGATATTTATGCTAGTATGCCTGTGAAGAAAATGATAGCACTCTATGACTATGATCCTCATGAATTATCTCCTAATGTTGATTCC CAAGTGGAATTGGCATTCCAAACTGGAAATGAAATCTATGTCTATGGTGACCTAGATGATGATGGATTTTATATGGGTGAATTAAATGGGGTGCGTGGTTTAGTTCCAAGCAACTTCCTTACTGAAGCTCCTGATCAACCGCCACAAGGACAACTTCCTCCAGGAAATAGGAGACCACCAGGACAAAGTCAAGGGCCAGGAGTCAGAGGACCACCTCCTCCGCCTCGAGAACCACCTCCTACTGGTCATCGACGAGGCAAag ATGCCTGCATTGTGCCTGTGTCTGTCCCTGTCTGTCACTTAGACTCtagacaacaacaacaacaacaacaaccatCACTAATGAACAACCAACAACATCAACTCCAACATCAACAAAACAATCCACCGCATCTAGCGTACCAACAAGCGAATCACCACAGCTACACGACTGTAACCACGTCCAATCAACATGGGCCCACACCTATGGGTGCCCATCAACAAGGTCCCGTACCACCCCACCTTCAACAACAG gggaaggggaggggaggcgtGATCAATCGTGGTAGTAATTTACCAGGAGGTATGCAGGGCCTTGGACAACAACAAGACTATCCGCAACAAAATCAACCGtatcaacaacaacagcaaaaTCAGCAGAACCAAAGTTATCAGCAACAGAACCAAGGATATCAACAGCAAAGCGCAGGATTCGGCCCCCAAGGCCAACAATTCCAACAGCAACAGCCtcaacagcagcaacaacaacagcaaccgAATCAACCGTATTCCCAACAGAATCAGGCTTCCTCGATGCAAAGCAGTCAGAGCACGAGTAAGCCGATGAGAGGAATACCGACAGTGTTGCCGACGCCTCAAGCAAAGGTGCAACCGAATACCACGCAAggccaacaacaacaacaacagcagcaacagcagcaaagTACAGGGCCGAATCTGATGCAAAAGTTCACGGAGATGGCCGGTGCGAGCGCTGGCGGCGATATCCTGTCGAAAGGGAAAGAACTGATTTTCATGAAATTCGGATTAGGCAAGTGA